Proteins encoded together in one Gigantopelta aegis isolate Gae_Host chromosome 8, Gae_host_genome, whole genome shotgun sequence window:
- the LOC121378861 gene encoding beta-1,3-galactosyl-O-glycosyl-glycoprotein beta-1,6-N-acetylglucosaminyltransferase 4-like, which translates to MKLRTLFKIPVLLCLASVFGILQLYVYLIRPEVTENPDNKLNEIAQHLNLFDSVCLLALANASSASYFVDKYRISQIRNKTNQKNDREVTENCTEFSRHLTSLAHVTDLERDFPIAFSVLVYRDPQQAMRLLRAIWRPQNVYCIHVDTGSQFDVLTYIMSRVRCLDNVFLAPRMIDVRWGTFSVLEADLICMEALYKHKTRWKYFINLTGQEFSLKTNYELVKILKLYAGGNDIFGQVNKVNPSRIRKLGPAPHGIKPAKGPIHMVASRGFVDYVLHNQTAKDFLEWVRPMRVPDETYFTSLNNNAHLRIPGSFTGRLDKSRHHNFYLDSRLRYKIFVYNKSYPKCHGKARHSVCLFGVGDLPSLVGAPHIFANKFLYGYQQFAYDCLERWIFKKMEAEKHGQLDFDVSPYSNIYFMNNCYCEQQHR; encoded by the exons ATGAAACTGCGAACtctttttaaaataccagttcTGCTGTGTCTGGCTTCAGTATTTGGAATTCTCCAGTTATACGTGTATTTAATACGTCCAGAAGTCACAGAAAATCCAGACAATAAACTTAATGAAATTGCTCAACATTTGAATCTCTTTGATTCGGTATGCTTGTTGGCTTTAGCAAATGCATCCAGCGCAAGCTATTTCGTAGACAAATACAGAATATCTCAAATTAGAAACAAGACAAATCAAAAGAATGACCGTGAAGTAACAGAAAATTGTACCGAATTCTCCCGCCATCTTACTTCCTTAGCTCACGTGACCGACCTCGAGCGTGACTTTCCAATCGCCTTCAGCGTCCTCGTGTATCGAGACCCACAGCAAGCTATGCGACTCCTCCGCGCCATTTGGCGGCCACAGAACGTCTACTGCATCCACGTGGACACCGGGTCGCAGTTCGACGTCCTCACCTACATCATGTCCCGCGTCAGGTGTCTCGACAACGTGTTTCTAGCGCCCCGGATGATCGACGTCAGGTGGGGGACGTTCTCCGTGCTAGAGGCGGACCTGATCTGTATGGAGGCGCtgtacaaacacaaaacacGATGGAAATACTTCATCAACCTCACAGGGCAGGAATTTTCTCTTAAGACCAATTATGAGCTggtgaaaatattaaaactgtacGCTGGAGGAAATGACATCTTTGGACAGGTTAataa AGTGAATCCATCCCGAATAAGGAAGCTGGGTCCAGCTCCACACGGGATCAAACCAGCCAAGGGTCCAATCCACATGGTGGCGTCACGGGGGTTCGTCGACTACGTTCTTCACAATCAAACTGCTAAAGACTTCTTGGAGTGGGTCAGGCCGATGAGGGTCCCGGATGAAACGTACTTTACGTCACTTAACAATAATGCACACCTCCGCATCCCCGGCTCGTTTACAG GCAGACTGGACAAATCACGGCACCACAACTTCTACCTCGATTCCCGACTGCGCTACAAGATCTTTGTTTATAATAAAAGCTACCCCAAGTGCCACGGCAAAGCGCGTCACAGCGTCTGTCTCTTCGGTGTTGGTGATCTACCCAGCCTCGTTGGAGCACCGCACATTTTCGCCAACAAGTTTCTGTACGGGTATCAGCAGTTTGCGTACGACTGTTTAGAAAGATGGATTTTCAAGAAAATGGAAGCCGAGAAACACGGCCAGTTAGATTTCGACGTTTCACCATATAGCAACATTTACTTTATGAATAACTGCTACTGTGAACAGCAGCACAGGTAG
- the LOC121379858 gene encoding beta-1,3-galactosyl-O-glycosyl-glycoprotein beta-1,6-N-acetylglucosaminyltransferase 4-like, with protein NLFDVVCLKTVRNESDLNYWVEKYFAYDERANDADTYSDNHTILPQCDVGFTTRHGFTSAVTDEELHFPIAFSILVFKDPQHSVRLLRAIWRPQNVYCIHVDAKSNEEIKTYIQSRVTCLDNVFLAPRSVDVRWGTFSVLEADLICMEALYKHKTRWKYFINLTGQEFPLKTNYELVKILKLYAGGNDIFGKFHKYVYQKTGFRTLAAREVPPPPPPPHGIRLAKGPVHIVASRGFVEYTLHNETARDFLEYTKLMKFADEYFFSSLNNNPHLRVPGSPIGIPKRRKSSDFFDYSKVRFKIFTYHKNDPACTSRVRHYVCIFGVDDLPRLTRAPHLFVNKFHQSYQPFAYDCLEHWLVKKIHSEKHGHRQFDLSSYKNMYFINNCYCPDTTQ; from the exons AATCTCTTCGATGTCGTCTGCTTGAAGACAGTACGAAACGAGTCTGATCTCAACTACTGGGTTGAGAAGTACTTTGCCTATGACGAGAGAGCCAACGACGCGGACACGTACAGTGATAACCACACGATATTGCCACAGTGTGATGTGGGATTTACCACACGACATGGGTTCACATCTGCGGTGACGGACGAGGAACTCCACTTTCCAATAGCTTTCAGTATCCTCGTCTTCAAAGACCCGCAACACTCTGTCAGACTCCTGCGCGCCATCTGGCGGCCTCAGAATGTCTACTGCATCCACGTGGACGCGAAATCGAATGAGGAAATTAAAACTTACATCCAGTCTCGTGTGACGTGCCTGGACAACGTGTTTCTGGCTCCCAGGTCAGTTGATGTCAGGTGGGGGACGTTCTCCGTGCTAGAGGCGGACCTGATCTGTATGGAGGCGCtgtacaaacacaaaacacGATGGAAATACTTCATCAACCTCACAGGGCAGGAATTTCCTCTCAAGACCAATTATGAGCTggtgaaaatattaaaactgtacGCTGGAGGAAATGACATCTTTGGTAAATTTCACAAGTATGTATACCAGAAG ACTGGCTTTAGGACGCTTGCCGCAAGggaagtcccccccccccccccccccccacacggGATCCGACTCGCCAAGGGGCCGGTCCATATCGTTGCGAGCCGGGGCTTTGTGGAGTACACCCTGCACAACGAAACAGCCCGGGACTTCCTCGAGTACACGAAACTGATGAAATTCGCAGACGAATACTTCTTCTCTTCTCTCAATAACAACCCACACCTTCGGGTTCCAGGGTCTCCAATAG GTATtccaaaaagaagaaaatcttCCGACTTTTTCGATTATTCGAAAGTACGATTCAAAATCTTCACCTATCACAAAAATGATCCAGCATGCACCAGTCGGGTGCGGCATTACGTGTGTATATTCGGTGTTGATGATCTCCCCCGACTGACGAGAGCACCGCATCTATTCGTGAACAAGTTTCACCAGTCGTACCAACCATTCGCCTACGACTGTTTGGAACACTGGCTCGTTAAGAAGATTCACTCTGAGAAGCACGGTCATCGACAATTTGACCTTTCATCttacaaaaatatgtatttcattaataacTGCTATTGTCCAGATACAACCCAATAa